GCGGCGCTGCCAACCCCGCTTCCCGCTCCCATCACCAGCACCTCATCACTCCTTTTCACGTGCGCGAGATTGACCAGCATGTTCCAAGCGGTGAGGAACGTGAGCGGGAACGCTGCAGCGCCTTCGAAGCTCATCCCCTCCGGTATCGGCAGGATGTTCACCTCAGGAACCTTCACATACTCTGCGTATCCGCCGTCGATCCGGTAGCCGCCTACGATTTCGTAAGAGCGGCAGGCGGTATCGCGGCCGGACAGGCAGTAGATGCACTGGCCGCAGCTCATTCCAGGAGAGACGACGACCCGTTGACCGGGCGTGATGCGAGTCACAATGCTTCCGATCGCCGCCACCTCACCGGCGATGTCTGAACCGGAGATGTGGGGCAGGGGGGTCGTAATCCCGAGCAGTCCTTTCCGGCACCAGAGATCCAGATGATTCAGGGCGCAGGCCCTGACCTTCACCAGCACCTCATGTGGAGCGATGATGGGATCAGGGGCGTCTTCGTACCTCAGGACCTCGGGCCCGCCGTACTCGTGAAATCGGACGGCCTTCATGCCATACCCCCCGTATCAAAAATCAGCATTCAGCTTTCAGCGGTCATGGGGAAAACAATAGCGTATATACGTCCAACCTAGTCCTAGGGTTGTGCAGGGTTTCACAGATCGCCTTCTTTCGGTTGAAAGCCGATGACTGATCGCTATTTTCAGTCGATACGATAGTGACAACCTCGGCTGACGCGGCATTCCATGGCAGCCAGCAGGATAACCAGCGCGGTTTGAATACCGTTACGAAGGCCGACCATTGCGTCAGTCACCTCAGCCTTTTCGTAAAACCTTACGATCTCAAGGTGCAGCTCTCGCAGGATCTCATGGGCTCGGTTCAACCGTTTTGTGCTACGAACGAGGCCCACGTAATTCCACATGGTCTGCTGGATGCTGAGCCAGTCCTGTGCGATCAGAGCCGGATCAACCGGCTCACGCTCATACCGCCAGGGTGCGATCTGAGGAAAATAATACTCCTCACCCCGCGCGATGCATGCTGCGGCCTGATCGCCTGCCCGGGTTCCCCACACCAGGCATTCCAACAAGGACGTACTGGCCAGGCGATTGGCGCCGTGCAACCCCGAACAGGCAACCTCACCAACCGCGCGCAGACGATGCAGGCTTGATCGTCCCCACTCGTCAACCGCAATACCGCCGCAACTGTAGTGCGCGGCAGGGACGACGGGAATGGGCTCTTTCGTCATGTCAATTCCGTACTTCAGGCAGTGCGCATAAATCCCTGGAAATCGGGTCCGGATCTGATCGACCGGTTTGTGGGAAATGTCGAGATATGCGCACGGCTCGCCTGATTCCAACATCATTTGGTGAATCCCGCGCGCGACCACGTCTCGCGGAGCCAGTGATCCATCCGGGTGATAATCGGTCATGAATTCTCGGCCCGTACCGTCCACCAGGCGAGCCCCTTCTCCCCGCATCGCTTCAGAGATGAGGAACCGGCCGCTGGGATGGAAGAGCGTGGTGGGATGGAACTGGACGTACTGCATATTAATGCATCGAGTACCGGCCCGATAGGCCATTGCAATGCCATCGCCACGGGCGCCGGTGGGATTGGTAGTATGCAGAAAGACGCGGCCTAACCCTCCTGTTGCCAGGATCGTTTCCTTCGCAAGGACGGGAAAGATCTCGCCGCTTGCCTGATCCAGCACGTACGCTCCAATGCACGTCTGGGGTCTATAGACATCAAGTGGTTCGACCGAATGGTGAGAAATTGTAAGGAGATCGACTGCGGTAGCTGCGCAGAGCAACTTGACCTTCGGATACGAAGCCATCCTTTCGATGAACGTGCGCTGGATCGCTGATCCGGTTTGATCCTTCTGATGCAGGATGCGTGGAAGTGAATGCGCAGCCTCAGCGGTCAAATCCCAGCGGGTCGAATCGTCCGAGGATTCGTCGAACGGGACCCCAAGCTCATCGATGAGGATCTCTTTCACTAGCCTTGGGCCTTCGCGACTGACCAGCGACGCCGCCTCAGGTGAACTCAGGCCTGCGCCCGCAGCGACAATATCAGCTACCAGCTTTTGAGGCGAATCGTCCGCTCCCTGATAGATGATTCCCCCTTGGGCCCAGAAGGTATTGCTCTCTTCCGGGTGAGCCGATCTTGTGAGCAGCGTGACCTCAACGCCCTGTTTGGCCGCCGCCAGCGCCGCAGCGCATCCTGCGAGGCCGCTACCGATGATCAGGATATCCGTTTTCATGGCCGGCTATGCGGGATAAATTTTAAAACTCATATCAACGGCGGGGGCGGCATGTGTCAAGGCCCCAATGGAGATCCAATCGACGCCGGCCTCTGCGAATGCCCGAACAGTATCGAGGGTCATTCCACCTGACGCTTCGACCACGATCTTGTTGCCGCGCTCGTGAGCGCGTACGCATGCCACCGCCTGTCGAACCGTATCCGGGTTCATGTTATCAAGGAGAATAGCGTCAAGGTCATACTGGAGGGCTTCCTGCAGCTCTTCGAGCGTAGTGACCTCAACTTCGAACCGATGCGAGCGGCTCTCATGTTGTCGGGCTGTGGTAATGGCTGCGCTGATACCGCCTGCCAGCCTGATGTGGTTATCCTTGATTAAGATCGCATCATCAAGTCCGAAGCGGTGATTGATTCCGCCACCGACAGTTACCGCATACTTCTCAAATACTCGCAGTCCCGGCGTCGTTTTTCGTGTATCGAGAATCTTCGCCTGCGTCCCGCGAACGGCCTCAACGAATTGTCT
Above is a window of Candidatus Methylomirabilis tolerans DNA encoding:
- the nadC gene encoding carboxylating nicotinate-nucleotide diphosphorylase — translated: MSLSLVRTSRREALKRFLEEDIGQGDVTTLAIVPPDQKAIGHFMAKAPLVLAGIEPVIEALTILDEGLTAETWHRDGDTLREGDRAASIRGHARALLTGERVATNLLQRLCGIATLTRQFVEAVRGTQAKILDTRKTTPGLRVFEKYAVTVGGGINHRFGLDDAILIKDNHIRLAGGISAAITTARQHESRSHRFEVEVTTLEELQEALQYDLDAILLDNMNPDTVRQAVACVRAHERGNKIVVEASGGMTLDTVRAFAEAGVDWISIGALTHAAPAVDMSFKIYPA
- a CDS encoding zinc-binding dehydrogenase, coding for MKAVRFHEYGGPEVLRYEDAPDPIIAPHEVLVKVRACALNHLDLWCRKGLLGITTPLPHISGSDIAGEVAAIGSIVTRITPGQRVVVSPGMSCGQCIYCLSGRDTACRSYEIVGGYRIDGGYAEYVKVPEVNILPIPEGMSFEGAAAFPLTFLTAWNMLVNLAHVKRSDEVLVMGAGSGVGSAAIQIAKLFGARVIAAAGSDEKLDKARALGADDGINYVNQDLVAEIRRLTVKRGADVIFEHVGGAVFEKLIPVLAVGGRLVTCGATAGHLAQTDIRYLFMRQASIMGGFMGPKADLLRIVQELARGTLKPVVDRVFPLKEAAAAQCAMEDRKLFGKLVLVI
- the nadB gene encoding L-aspartate oxidase, translated to MKTDILIIGSGLAGCAAALAAAKQGVEVTLLTRSAHPEESNTFWAQGGIIYQGADDSPQKLVADIVAAGAGLSSPEAASLVSREGPRLVKEILIDELGVPFDESSDDSTRWDLTAEAAHSLPRILHQKDQTGSAIQRTFIERMASYPKVKLLCAATAVDLLTISHHSVEPLDVYRPQTCIGAYVLDQASGEIFPVLAKETILATGGLGRVFLHTTNPTGARGDGIAMAYRAGTRCINMQYVQFHPTTLFHPSGRFLISEAMRGEGARLVDGTGREFMTDYHPDGSLAPRDVVARGIHQMMLESGEPCAYLDISHKPVDQIRTRFPGIYAHCLKYGIDMTKEPIPVVPAAHYSCGGIAVDEWGRSSLHRLRAVGEVACSGLHGANRLASTSLLECLVWGTRAGDQAAACIARGEEYYFPQIAPWRYEREPVDPALIAQDWLSIQQTMWNYVGLVRSTKRLNRAHEILRELHLEIVRFYEKAEVTDAMVGLRNGIQTALVILLAAMECRVSRGCHYRID